The following are encoded in a window of Staphylococcus piscifermentans genomic DNA:
- the rimM gene encoding ribosome maturation factor RimM (Essential for efficient processing of 16S rRNA), whose protein sequence is MKVEVGKIVNTHGIKGEVRIKSQSDFTDVRFQPGEILNVKHDGKEIELVVASHRMHKGFHMLTFEGINNINDIEHLKGDVLTQERDHADIELDEHEFYYSDIIGCTVFEGDTPIGRVKEIFETGANDVWVVQGDKEYLIPYIADVVKEVDVEGRRIQITPLEGMLD, encoded by the coding sequence ATGAAAGTTGAAGTCGGTAAAATTGTGAATACGCATGGAATTAAAGGCGAAGTCAGAATTAAATCGCAATCAGATTTCACGGATGTACGCTTTCAGCCAGGCGAAATCTTAAATGTTAAGCATGATGGTAAAGAAATTGAGCTTGTTGTAGCATCTCATCGTATGCATAAAGGATTTCATATGCTGACTTTTGAAGGCATTAATAATATCAATGATATTGAACATCTTAAAGGTGATGTGTTAACTCAAGAACGTGACCATGCGGACATCGAGTTAGACGAACACGAATTTTATTATTCAGATATTATCGGCTGTACTGTCTTCGAAGGTGACACACCTATCGGCCGCGTAAAAGAAATATTTGAAACCGGCGCCAATGATGTATGGGTCGTTCAAGGCGATAAGGAATATTTGATTCCTTATATTGCTGACGTGGTGAAAGAAGTAGACGTTGAAGGACGACGTATTCAGATTACGCCATTGGAAGGAATGTTAGATTAA
- the trmD gene encoding tRNA (guanosine(37)-N1)-methyltransferase TrmD: protein MKIDYLTLFPEMFDGVLNHSILKRAQDKDIIQVNTVNFRDYSINKHNQVDDYPFGGGQGMVLKPEPVFNAMKDLETNETTRVILMCPQGKPFSQEIAQDLSSAEHIVFICGHYEGYDERIREHLVTDEISIGDYVLTGGELPAMTMTDAIVRLIPGVLGNEQSHQDDSFSDGLLEFPQYTRPREFEGMKVPDILLSGNHAKIDAWRHEQKLIRTFVKRPDLLAKYPLTSEDEKVLENYKKQLKTK from the coding sequence ATGAAAATTGATTATTTAACACTGTTTCCGGAAATGTTTGATGGGGTGTTGAATCATTCTATTTTGAAGCGGGCTCAAGATAAAGATATCATTCAAGTCAATACGGTAAACTTCCGTGACTATTCAATTAATAAACATAATCAAGTAGATGATTATCCATTCGGCGGCGGTCAAGGAATGGTATTGAAACCAGAACCTGTCTTTAATGCAATGAAAGATCTTGAGACAAATGAAACGACGCGCGTTATTTTAATGTGTCCTCAAGGAAAACCTTTTTCGCAAGAGATTGCACAAGATTTAAGTTCCGCAGAACATATCGTCTTTATTTGCGGTCATTATGAAGGTTATGATGAACGTATCCGCGAGCATTTAGTGACAGACGAAATTTCTATAGGAGATTATGTCTTGACTGGCGGTGAATTGCCAGCTATGACGATGACGGACGCAATTGTACGCTTGATTCCAGGGGTACTCGGCAATGAACAGTCGCATCAAGATGATTCCTTTTCAGATGGATTATTAGAATTTCCGCAATATACCAGACCACGTGAATTTGAAGGAATGAAAGTTCCGGATATCCTGCTCTCAGGTAATCATGCGAAGATTGATGCATGGCGCCATGAGCAGAAATTAATCCGCACATTTGTCAAAAGACCAGATTTATTAGCAAAGTACCCACTTACTTCAGAAGATGAAAAAGTACTAGAAAACTACAAAAAGCAATTGAAAACGAAATAG
- the rpsP gene encoding 30S ribosomal protein S16: MAVKIRLTRLGSKRNPFYRIVVADARAPRDGRIIEQIGTYNPVDNSGENKVTIDEELALKWLKDGAKPTDTVHNILSREGILKTFEEQRHSK, from the coding sequence ATGGCAGTTAAAATTCGTTTAACACGTTTAGGTTCAAAAAGAAATCCATTCTACCGTATCGTAGTAGCAGACGCACGTGCTCCACGTGATGGTCGTATTATCGAACAAATCGGTACTTACAATCCAGTAGACAACTCTGGTGAAAACAAAGTAACAATCGACGAAGAATTAGCACTTAAATGGTTGAAAGACGGTGCGAAACCAACTGATACAGTTCACAATATCTTATCAAGAGAAGGTATTTTGAAAACTTTCGAAGAACAACGTCATTCTAAGTAA
- a CDS encoding YxeA family protein translates to MNKKIVYFVIGSLILAVVVAIAIVRNELTDRVNPFLDMEDAYAQVEKGTQNYENVEAYKKDGERLPYKLDFNGFDPDKEYVIIRHKGKYVKEIHYINKLPFE, encoded by the coding sequence ATGAATAAGAAAATAGTATATTTCGTTATCGGCTCGCTGATACTAGCAGTAGTTGTTGCAATAGCTATTGTGCGTAATGAGCTGACAGACAGAGTAAATCCGTTCTTGGATATGGAAGATGCTTATGCGCAAGTCGAAAAAGGCACACAGAATTATGAAAATGTAGAGGCTTATAAAAAAGACGGAGAACGTTTGCCGTATAAGTTAGATTTCAATGGATTTGATCCTGATAAGGAATATGTCATTATTAGACACAAAGGAAAATATGTAAAAGAAATTCATTATATCAACAAGTTGCCATTTGAATAA
- a CDS encoding putative DNA-binding protein has translation MSKNDLVKTLRMNYLFDFYQALLTKKQRNYLELFYLQDYSLSEIADTFDVSRQAVYDNIRRTGDLVEDYETKLELYSKFEQRREIYNQMKASIEDPDALKRYIEELEELE, from the coding sequence ATGAGCAAAAATGATTTAGTTAAAACTTTGCGTATGAATTATTTGTTTGATTTTTATCAAGCATTACTTACGAAAAAACAACGCAATTATTTAGAACTCTTTTACCTTCAAGACTACTCCTTGAGTGAGATTGCTGATACATTTGATGTGAGTCGGCAAGCAGTATATGATAACATAAGAAGAACTGGTGATTTAGTAGAAGATTATGAAACTAAATTAGAGCTGTATTCTAAATTTGAGCAGCGCCGTGAAATTTATAATCAAATGAAAGCATCTATTGAAGATCCGGATGCCTTGAAACGATATATTGAAGAACTAGAAGAATTAGAATAA
- the rplS gene encoding 50S ribosomal protein L19 has translation MSNHKLIEAVTKSQLRTDLPTFRSGDTVRVHVRIVEGSRERIQVFEGVVIKRHGGGISETFTVRKISSGVGVERTFPLHTPKIEKIEVKRRGKVRRAKLYYLRNLRGKAARIKEIR, from the coding sequence ATGAGTAATCACAAATTAATTGAAGCAGTAACTAAATCACAATTACGCACAGACTTACCGACTTTCCGTTCTGGTGACACAGTACGTGTACACGTACGTATCGTCGAAGGTTCACGTGAACGTATCCAAGTATTCGAAGGTGTTGTAATTAAACGTCACGGTGGCGGAATTTCAGAAACTTTCACTGTACGTAAGATTTCTTCAGGTGTTGGTGTGGAACGTACATTCCCATTACACACTCCAAAAATTGAAAAAATCGAAGTGAAACGTCGCGGTAAAGTTAGACGTGCTAAACTTTACTACTTACGTAATTTACGTGGTAAAGCTGCTAGAATTAAAGAAATTCGCTAA
- the ftsY gene encoding signal recognition particle-docking protein FtsY: MSFFKRLKDKFSGKSSDEEKELKDIDQEGQESESSKEESESEPKSTLPEAQPKEEKKEEPKDDFDFDDGLISIEEFEEIESQKLGAKFKQGLEKSRENFQEQLNNLIARYRTVDEDFFEALEEMLITADVGFNTVMELVDELRTEAQRRNIKETSDLKEVIVEKIVEIYEQEDDHSEVMNLEDGRLNVILMVGVNGVGKTTTIGKLAHRYKAEGKKVMLAAGDTFRAGAINQLKVWGERVGVDVISQSEGSDPAAVMYDAINAAKNKDVDILICDTAGRLQNKANLMNELEKMKRVIGRAVPDAPHEVLLCLDATTGQNALSQARSFKEVTNVTGIVLTKLDGTAKGGIVLAIRNELHIPVKYVGLGEKLDDLQPFNPESYVYGLFADMIEETVDEYKEEHGEPVEHGEDGEASSHEQK, from the coding sequence ATGAGCTTTTTTAAACGATTAAAAGATAAATTCTCTGGAAAGTCATCCGATGAAGAGAAAGAACTGAAAGATATAGACCAAGAAGGTCAAGAATCTGAGTCCTCGAAAGAAGAATCAGAATCTGAACCGAAATCTACCTTACCAGAAGCTCAACCTAAAGAAGAGAAAAAGGAAGAGCCGAAAGATGACTTTGATTTCGATGACGGTTTAATTTCCATTGAAGAATTTGAAGAAATTGAATCACAAAAACTAGGTGCGAAATTCAAGCAAGGTTTAGAAAAATCACGTGAGAATTTCCAAGAGCAATTGAATAACTTGATTGCACGTTATCGTACAGTAGATGAAGATTTCTTCGAAGCCTTAGAGGAAATGCTGATTACAGCAGATGTCGGTTTTAATACCGTTATGGAATTAGTAGATGAATTACGTACAGAAGCACAACGTCGTAATATTAAAGAAACATCCGACTTGAAAGAAGTTATTGTTGAAAAAATCGTTGAAATCTACGAACAAGAAGATGACCACTCAGAAGTTATGAATTTAGAAGACGGCCGTTTGAACGTCATCTTAATGGTAGGTGTCAACGGTGTCGGCAAAACTACAACAATCGGTAAATTAGCACATCGTTATAAAGCTGAGGGCAAAAAAGTAATGCTTGCAGCTGGAGATACGTTCCGTGCAGGTGCAATTAATCAGTTGAAGGTATGGGGCGAACGTGTCGGCGTTGATGTTATCAGTCAAAGCGAAGGTTCAGATCCAGCAGCTGTTATGTATGATGCCATCAATGCGGCTAAAAATAAAGATGTGGATATCTTAATTTGTGATACTGCAGGACGTTTGCAAAATAAAGCCAACTTGATGAATGAGTTAGAAAAAATGAAACGTGTTATCGGCCGAGCAGTACCAGATGCACCACATGAAGTATTGTTATGCTTAGATGCGACTACAGGACAAAATGCTTTATCACAAGCGCGCAGCTTTAAAGAAGTGACGAATGTTACAGGTATTGTATTAACGAAATTAGACGGCACTGCCAAAGGTGGTATCGTCCTAGCAATTAGAAATGAATTGCATATTCCTGTAAAATACGTCGGTCTTGGTGAAAAACTCGACGACTTGCAACCATTCAACCCTGAAAGCTATGTATACGGCTTATTTGCTGACATGATTGAAGAAACAGTCGATGAATATAAAGAAGAACATGGCGAACCGGTTGAACATGGAGAAGACGGCGAGGCATCCTCTCATGAGCAAAAATGA
- the ffh gene encoding signal recognition particle protein produces the protein MAFEGLSDRLQATMQKIRGKGKVTEADIKAMMREVRLALLEADVNFKVVKSFIKTVSERALGSDVMQSLTPGQQVIKIVQDELTELMGGENSTINMANKPPTVVMMVGLQGAGKTTTAGKLALLMRKKYNKKPLLVAADIYRPAAIDQLETVGKQLNLPVYSEGDQVKPQQIVENALKYAKEEHLDFVIIDTAGRLHIDETLMNELTDVKEISKPDEIMLVVDAMTGQDAVNVAQSFDDQLDVTGVTLTKLDGDTRGGAALSIRSVTEKPIKFVGMSEKMDGLEVFHPERMASRILGMGDVLSLIEKAQQDVDESKAKDLEKKMRTSSLTLDDFLEQLDQVKNLGPLDEIMKMIPGMNKMKGMDKLNMSDKQIDHIKAIIQSMTLAERERPEILNVSRKKRIAKGSGRSLQEVNRLMKQFNDMKKMMKQFSGGGKGKKGKRSQMENMLKGMNLPF, from the coding sequence ATGGCATTTGAAGGATTGTCCGATCGTTTACAAGCGACCATGCAAAAAATCCGAGGTAAAGGAAAAGTGACTGAAGCGGATATTAAAGCAATGATGCGTGAAGTGCGTCTTGCATTGTTAGAAGCGGACGTTAACTTTAAGGTCGTTAAATCTTTTATCAAAACGGTTTCTGAACGTGCTTTAGGTTCAGATGTAATGCAATCTTTGACACCTGGCCAACAGGTTATCAAAATTGTCCAAGATGAATTAACAGAATTAATGGGTGGCGAGAATTCCACTATTAATATGGCAAACAAACCGCCGACTGTAGTTATGATGGTTGGTTTGCAAGGTGCAGGTAAAACAACAACTGCTGGCAAACTTGCACTCTTAATGCGTAAGAAATATAATAAAAAACCATTGCTTGTTGCTGCCGATATCTATCGTCCAGCCGCAATCGACCAATTGGAAACAGTAGGTAAACAACTGAACCTACCTGTATATAGCGAAGGCGACCAAGTTAAACCGCAACAAATCGTCGAAAACGCTTTGAAATATGCGAAAGAAGAACATTTAGACTTTGTCATCATTGATACAGCCGGACGTCTGCACATTGATGAAACATTGATGAATGAGTTGACTGATGTTAAAGAGATTTCCAAACCTGACGAAATTATGTTGGTAGTCGATGCGATGACAGGTCAAGATGCAGTGAATGTAGCGCAGTCATTTGATGATCAATTAGATGTAACAGGTGTGACATTAACTAAACTTGATGGCGATACACGTGGTGGTGCTGCACTATCTATCCGCTCTGTAACTGAAAAACCTATTAAATTTGTAGGTATGAGCGAAAAAATGGATGGGCTCGAAGTATTCCATCCCGAACGTATGGCTTCTCGTATCTTAGGTATGGGCGACGTGCTCAGCTTAATTGAAAAAGCTCAACAAGATGTCGATGAATCTAAAGCTAAAGATTTAGAGAAAAAAATGCGTACGTCTTCACTTACCTTAGATGATTTCTTAGAACAATTGGATCAAGTGAAGAACTTAGGTCCATTGGATGAAATCATGAAAATGATTCCTGGCATGAACAAAATGAAAGGAATGGATAAGCTGAATATGAGCGACAAACAAATCGATCATATCAAAGCGATTATCCAATCCATGACATTGGCAGAACGTGAACGTCCAGAAATCTTAAATGTGTCACGCAAGAAACGAATTGCGAAAGGTTCAGGACGCTCATTGCAAGAAGTGAACCGTTTAATGAAACAATTTAATGATATGAAGAAAATGATGAAACAATTCTCTGGCGGCGGCAAAGGCAAAAAAGGCAAACGCAGTCAGATGGAAAATATGTTAAAAGGTATGAACTTACCGTTTTAA